A single genomic interval of Xiphophorus couchianus chromosome 2, X_couchianus-1.0, whole genome shotgun sequence harbors:
- the nutf2 gene encoding nuclear transport factor 2 — MAEQPLWEQIGSSFVQHYYQMFDSDRSQLGSIYIDTSCLTWEGQPYQGKIAIVEKLTSLPFTKIAHSITAQDHQPTPDNCILSMVVGQLKADEDPIMGFHQSFILKNINDAWVCTNDMFRLAIHNFG; from the exons ATGGCGGAGCAGCCTCTGTGGGAGCAGATAGGCTCCAGCTTCGTGCAGCACTACTACCAGATGTTCGACTCGGACAGATCGCAGCTCGGATCAATATAT aTCGATACGTCATGCCTTACATGGGAAGGACAGCCCTACCAGGGAAAAATAGCAATTGTTGAGAAGCTCACT AGTCTCCCCTTCACAAAAATAGCGCATAGTATAACAGCGCAGGACCACCAGCCAACTCCAGACAACTGCATCTTGAGTATGGTCGTAGGACAGCTAAAG GCGGATGAAGACCCCATCATGGGTTTCCATCAGAGTTTCATCCTGAAGAACATTAACGATGCTTGGGTGTGCACCAATGACATGTTCAGGCTGGCCATCCACAACTTTGGCTAG